The following are encoded together in the Kutzneria kofuensis genome:
- a CDS encoding ferredoxin reductase family protein, translated as MTTTQHRPAVAPAAKPDRRSTARVALLAALGVNVLIVAALVVATGASPNILITLERIAGLVAGLLMAFQFLLIARLPWLDERLGMDRLTSYHRWNGIGLMWTLLAHVVLIVVGYAELEAHDVISEVVVLSDTFTGVFLAIIAFLLVIVVGATSARIARKRLPYETWHAIHLLTYAIVALAFTHQFISGTTIASTGGRIYWILLWGAAIGVLITGRVIRPLLRNRRYQLRVAGVVAESHNVVSVYISGRNLHELPARAGQFFVWRFLAKGMWHRANPFSLSAAPDGRCLRLTAKAVGTASAALRDLKVGTRVYAEGPYGAFTTANQVHPHALLIAGGVGVTPIRALLEEIRGHVVVLYRVRDERDAVLLDELRALAPVVRVLSGPSAGQFNPESLRYMVPDIWARDVFVCGPAAMTNAVLASVRALKVPERQVHAEKFSLAG; from the coding sequence GTGACCACCACTCAACACCGTCCGGCCGTGGCGCCGGCCGCCAAGCCGGACCGCCGCTCGACGGCGCGCGTGGCGCTGCTCGCGGCGCTCGGCGTGAACGTGCTGATCGTCGCCGCGCTGGTGGTGGCGACCGGGGCGTCACCGAACATCCTGATCACGCTGGAACGAATCGCCGGGCTGGTGGCGGGCCTGCTGATGGCCTTCCAGTTCCTGCTCATCGCCCGCCTGCCGTGGCTGGACGAGCGGCTCGGCATGGACCGGCTCACGTCCTACCACCGCTGGAACGGCATCGGTCTGATGTGGACGTTGCTGGCGCACGTGGTGCTGATCGTGGTCGGCTACGCCGAGCTCGAGGCCCACGACGTGATCTCCGAGGTTGTTGTCCTGTCCGACACGTTCACCGGCGTCTTCCTGGCGATCATCGCCTTCCTGCTGGTGATCGTCGTGGGCGCGACCTCGGCCCGGATCGCGCGGAAGCGGCTGCCGTACGAGACGTGGCACGCGATCCACCTGCTGACCTACGCGATCGTGGCGCTGGCGTTCACGCACCAGTTCATCTCCGGCACGACGATCGCGTCCACCGGCGGCCGCATCTACTGGATCCTGTTGTGGGGCGCGGCGATCGGCGTGCTGATCACCGGTCGGGTGATCCGCCCGCTGCTGCGCAACCGCCGCTACCAGCTGCGGGTCGCGGGCGTGGTCGCCGAGTCGCACAACGTCGTCTCCGTCTACATCTCCGGCCGGAACCTGCACGAGCTGCCGGCACGGGCGGGCCAGTTCTTCGTGTGGCGTTTCCTGGCCAAGGGCATGTGGCACCGCGCCAACCCGTTCTCGCTGTCGGCCGCGCCGGACGGCCGCTGCCTACGCCTGACCGCCAAGGCCGTCGGCACCGCGAGCGCCGCCCTGCGCGACCTCAAGGTCGGCACTCGCGTCTACGCCGAGGGTCCGTACGGCGCTTTCACCACCGCCAACCAGGTTCACCCGCACGCCCTGCTCATCGCCGGCGGCGTCGGCGTGACGCCGATCCGCGCGCTGCTGGAGGAGATCCGCGGGCACGTCGTGGTGTTGTACCGGGTCCGTGACGAGCGGGATGCCGTGCTGCTGGACGAACTCCGCGCCCTGGCGCCGGTGGTCCGTGTCCTCAGTGGACCGTCGGCCGGGCAGTTCAACCCGGAGAGCCTGCGTTACATGGTCCCGGACATCTGGGCCCGCGACGTGTTCGTCTGCGGCCCGGCCGCCATGACCAACGCCGTCCTGGCCAGCGTGCGGGCGTTGAAGGTGCCCGAGCGCCAGGTGCACGCCGAGAAGTTCAGCCTGGCCGGCTGA
- a CDS encoding FAD-binding protein, protein MGESGVLHTDSAALTRVSSDFGGMIRRRPDAVLVPGAAADIAEVIRSGRPVTARGRGHSTHGQSLVDGGVVIDMAGLGTVHRVEPGYAVIDGGASWRTVLEATLPHGLTPPVITDFLDLSVGGTLSLGGIGGTSHRHGAQSDNVLELEVVTGAGEIVTCSPGTDLFRAVLGGLGQCGIITRATIKLVAAPPTVLHRKIRYPDTAALNAAQRDLVLSGQCDHVEGLIVQDGGWSHVLEAVSFGAEEFAVPGGGEIIRSETVSYFDFLNRLGTEDEFLATLSRRVQPRPWCTVFLPHTAIDAAVDASLARPLAEVGTAGGFLVYPIQRSVFNTPLLRVPEDPMPFQFSVFRYADDDGDSAAMLAANRAVYGLALAAGGTLYPFASVPLDHAGWQAHWGPHWEFLRAARSSYDPAGILNRGQGIFP, encoded by the coding sequence GTGGGTGAAAGTGGGGTTCTGCATACCGACAGCGCGGCGCTGACCAGGGTGTCGTCGGACTTCGGCGGGATGATCCGACGCCGGCCGGACGCGGTGCTGGTGCCGGGTGCGGCCGCCGACATCGCCGAGGTCATCCGCTCCGGCAGGCCCGTGACCGCCCGTGGGCGCGGGCATTCCACGCACGGCCAGTCGCTTGTGGACGGTGGCGTCGTGATCGACATGGCCGGCCTGGGCACCGTGCACCGGGTCGAGCCCGGCTACGCCGTCATCGACGGCGGCGCCTCGTGGCGGACCGTGCTGGAAGCGACTCTGCCGCACGGGTTGACGCCACCCGTGATCACCGACTTCCTCGATCTCTCCGTCGGCGGCACGCTCTCGCTCGGCGGCATCGGCGGCACCAGCCATCGTCACGGGGCGCAGTCCGACAACGTGCTCGAACTGGAGGTTGTCACCGGCGCCGGCGAGATCGTCACCTGCTCACCGGGGACGGACCTGTTCCGGGCCGTGCTCGGCGGGCTCGGCCAGTGCGGCATCATCACCCGGGCGACGATCAAGCTGGTGGCGGCCCCGCCGACCGTCCTCCACCGCAAGATCCGCTACCCCGACACCGCCGCCCTGAACGCCGCCCAGCGGGATCTGGTCCTCAGTGGACAGTGTGACCACGTCGAGGGGCTCATCGTCCAGGACGGCGGCTGGTCGCACGTCCTTGAGGCCGTCTCCTTCGGGGCGGAGGAGTTCGCCGTGCCCGGCGGCGGCGAGATCATCCGGTCGGAAACCGTGTCGTACTTCGACTTCCTCAACCGCCTGGGCACCGAGGACGAGTTCCTGGCCACCCTCAGCCGCCGCGTCCAACCCCGCCCCTGGTGCACCGTCTTCCTGCCCCACACCGCCATCGACGCAGCCGTCGACGCCTCGCTGGCCCGGCCGCTGGCCGAGGTCGGCACCGCCGGCGGGTTCCTCGTCTATCCCATCCAGCGGTCCGTCTTCAACACCCCGCTCCTGCGCGTCCCCGAGGACCCGATGCCCTTCCAGTTCAGCGTCTTCCGTTACGCCGACGACGACGGTGACTCCGCCGCCATGCTCGCCGCCAACCGCGCCGTGTACGGTCTCGCCCTCGCCGCCGGCGGCACCCTCTACCCCTTCGCCTCCGTGCCCCTCGACCACGCCGGCTGGCAGGCGCACTGGGGCCCGCACTGGGAATTCCTTCGTGCCGCCAGGTCCAGCTACGACCCGGCCGGCATCCTCAACCGCGGACAGGGCATCTTCCCGTGA
- a CDS encoding endonuclease/exonuclease/phosphatase family protein yields MITVATWNVLHRIHADNWGEDVAGNWPDEAKRVAAIAHRVAELTEDVIALQEVSGDQLAALRETGRTVHAMRYPRLPRPRVTTSQLTDDAEYLVLLVNGPSRELSQEAFPDDGGKGALAITVEGLTVVATHVSWGRKRVGQLTRLAALAPAPAVLLGDFNADAETVLAVLGDDFGAAELPPGEPTRGRQVIDHVIVHGATATNAQVLNADGLSDHNPVRATISY; encoded by the coding sequence GTGATCACCGTGGCGACCTGGAACGTGCTGCACCGCATCCACGCCGACAACTGGGGCGAGGACGTGGCCGGCAACTGGCCGGACGAGGCGAAGCGGGTCGCCGCGATCGCGCACCGGGTGGCCGAGCTGACCGAGGACGTCATCGCGCTGCAGGAGGTCAGCGGCGACCAGTTGGCGGCCCTGCGCGAGACCGGCCGCACGGTGCACGCGATGCGGTACCCGCGGCTCCCGCGCCCGAGGGTGACGACCTCCCAGCTCACGGACGACGCCGAATACCTGGTGCTGCTGGTGAACGGCCCGAGCCGGGAGCTCTCGCAGGAGGCGTTCCCGGACGACGGCGGCAAGGGAGCGCTCGCGATCACCGTCGAGGGCCTGACGGTCGTCGCCACGCACGTCAGCTGGGGCCGGAAGCGCGTCGGCCAACTGACCAGGCTGGCGGCGCTCGCGCCCGCGCCGGCCGTGCTGCTCGGCGACTTCAACGCCGACGCCGAGACGGTGCTGGCCGTCCTGGGCGACGACTTCGGCGCCGCCGAGTTGCCGCCGGGGGAGCCCACCCGCGGCAGGCAGGTCATCGACCACGTGATCGTGCACGGCGCGACGGCCACGAACGCGCAGGTGCTCAACGCGGACGGCCTCTCCGACCACAACCCGGTGCGGGCGACGATCAGTTACTGA
- a CDS encoding MmyB family transcriptional regulator: protein MDRPALAAFLRTRREALQPEDIGLPTGARRRTRGLRREEVASLAAMSTDYYTRLEQERGPQPSEQMLAALARALRLSTQERDYLFRVAGRNAPSSISVAAHVAPALLRVLDRLDDTPALILSNLGEVLVQNRMSKALLGDHTGHTGHARSEIYRWFTDLDQRKVYPEDDRDRQSRALVANLRAAYGQMGPKSRAGELVAVLCKASAEFAELWERQEVAQRFVDHKTLIHPELGPIEVDCQALFTEDQSQALLVLTAAPRSEGYEKLQLLNVLGNERFPVSN, encoded by the coding sequence ATGGATCGACCCGCACTGGCCGCGTTCCTGCGCACGCGACGGGAGGCGCTGCAACCCGAGGACATCGGGCTGCCCACCGGCGCACGCCGCCGTACCCGGGGACTGCGCCGGGAGGAGGTGGCGTCACTCGCCGCGATGTCGACCGACTACTACACGCGGCTGGAGCAGGAACGGGGCCCGCAGCCCAGCGAGCAGATGCTGGCCGCGTTGGCCCGGGCGCTGCGGCTGTCCACCCAGGAGCGGGACTACCTGTTCCGGGTCGCCGGACGCAACGCCCCGTCCTCCATCTCGGTCGCCGCGCACGTCGCCCCCGCGCTGCTGCGGGTGCTGGACCGCCTCGACGACACGCCCGCGCTGATCCTGTCCAACCTCGGCGAGGTGCTGGTGCAGAACCGCATGTCCAAGGCCCTGCTCGGGGACCACACCGGGCACACCGGGCATGCCCGCAGCGAGATCTACCGCTGGTTCACCGACCTCGACCAGCGCAAGGTCTATCCCGAGGACGATCGTGACCGGCAGAGCCGGGCCCTGGTCGCCAACCTTCGCGCCGCCTACGGCCAGATGGGCCCGAAGTCGCGGGCCGGCGAGCTGGTGGCAGTGCTGTGCAAGGCCAGCGCCGAGTTCGCCGAGCTGTGGGAACGGCAGGAGGTCGCGCAGCGGTTCGTCGACCACAAGACGCTGATACACCCCGAGCTGGGACCCATCGAAGTGGACTGCCAGGCCCTGTTCACCGAGGACCAGTCGCAGGCGCTGCTCGTGCTGACCGCCGCGCCGCGGTCCGAGGGGTACGAGAAGCTGCAGCTGCTCAACGTGCTCGGCAACGAGCGCTTTCCGGTCAGTAACTGA
- a CDS encoding SDR family oxidoreductase has product MDITGNTIFIPGATSGIGLALALALKDKGNKIIIGGRRAALLDQIAAEHPEIDTVQIDTADSASIQVAAKEVLARHPELNVLIAMAGIMQVEDWHKPAGFLASAEAVVTTNVLGPIRLVAAFVEHLQTRPDATIVTVSSGLAFTPLKVTPSYNASKAAIHMLSESLRLQLSDTTVKVLELEPPSVRTPLMPGQEDNEHAMPLDEFIAEVVTLIETQPDAKEIQVERVKFLRYGEARGDYDQVVATLNGTDPHGK; this is encoded by the coding sequence ATGGACATCACCGGAAACACGATCTTCATCCCCGGCGCCACCAGCGGCATCGGCCTCGCCCTGGCACTGGCCCTGAAGGACAAGGGCAATAAGATCATCATCGGCGGGCGGCGGGCCGCGCTGCTCGACCAGATCGCCGCCGAGCACCCCGAGATCGACACGGTGCAGATCGACACCGCGGACTCGGCCAGCATCCAGGTCGCGGCCAAGGAGGTGCTGGCCCGGCACCCCGAGCTGAACGTGCTCATCGCGATGGCCGGCATCATGCAGGTGGAGGACTGGCACAAGCCGGCGGGCTTCCTCGCCTCGGCCGAGGCCGTCGTGACGACCAACGTGCTCGGCCCGATCCGCCTGGTCGCGGCCTTCGTCGAGCACCTGCAGACCCGCCCGGACGCCACCATCGTCACCGTCTCCTCGGGCCTGGCGTTCACCCCGCTCAAGGTCACGCCGAGCTACAACGCCTCCAAGGCCGCCATCCACATGCTCAGCGAGTCGCTGCGCCTGCAGCTGTCCGACACCACCGTCAAGGTGCTGGAGCTGGAGCCGCCGTCGGTGCGCACCCCGCTGATGCCCGGCCAGGAGGACAACGAGCACGCCATGCCGCTCGACGAGTTCATCGCCGAGGTCGTGACCCTGATCGAGACCCAGCCGGACGCCAAGGAGATCCAGGTGGAGCGGGTGAAGTTCCTCCGCTACGGCGAGGCCCGCGGCGACTACGACCAGGTCGTGGCCACGCTGAACGGGACCGACCCGCACGGCAAGTAG
- a CDS encoding alpha/beta fold hydrolase, which yields MPDFRSFDGLRIAYRELGEGRPVVLLHGMMGLGSQWIDQGPAAAIAERGHRVILPDLRGHGDSARPHDPTGYPPDALADDMLALVEHLGLDDYDLGGYSLGGRVTLRMLVRGARPRRAVIAGQGLDAIEGVTSRTGGYRSVLTSILDGGELDPAGQRTARWLDQLGADPYALLHVLDTHVATPIEDLGRVKVPTLVLVGDGDDGHASAVDLAAALPESRYVRVPGDHWSAFTGPDFAAAILDWLAY from the coding sequence GTGCCCGACTTTCGCAGCTTCGACGGCCTGAGGATCGCGTACCGGGAACTGGGGGAGGGCCGGCCGGTCGTGCTGCTGCACGGCATGATGGGCCTCGGCTCGCAGTGGATCGACCAGGGGCCGGCGGCGGCCATCGCCGAGCGCGGCCACCGGGTGATCCTGCCCGATCTGCGCGGGCACGGCGACAGCGCCCGGCCGCACGATCCGACCGGCTATCCGCCGGACGCGCTCGCCGACGACATGCTGGCCCTGGTCGAGCACCTCGGCCTCGACGACTACGACCTCGGCGGCTACTCGCTGGGTGGCCGCGTGACCCTGCGGATGCTGGTTCGCGGCGCCCGTCCGCGCCGCGCCGTCATCGCCGGTCAGGGCTTGGACGCGATCGAGGGAGTGACCAGCAGGACCGGCGGCTATCGCAGCGTGCTGACCTCGATCCTCGACGGCGGCGAGCTGGATCCCGCCGGGCAGCGGACCGCGCGCTGGCTGGACCAGCTCGGCGCCGACCCGTACGCGCTGCTGCACGTGCTGGACACGCATGTGGCGACGCCGATCGAGGACCTGGGCCGGGTGAAGGTGCCGACGCTGGTGCTGGTCGGCGACGGCGACGACGGGCACGCGTCCGCCGTGGACCTTGCGGCGGCGCTGCCCGAGTCGCGGTACGTGCGGGTTCCCGGCGACCACTGGAGCGCCTTCACCGGCCCGGACTTCGCCGCCGCGATCTTGGACTGGCTGGCCTACTGA
- a CDS encoding LacI family DNA-binding transcriptional regulator codes for MRGDAPTLAEIAREAGVSTPTVSKVLNGRSDVAPATRARVEELLQRHGYRRRSSGPPSRLFDLVFHELESAWAMEVIRGVENVARQENLHVVLSESAGRLMPGQSWVDGVLARRPSGVVLVLSDLDATQRTQLASRDIPFVVLDPAGDPAEGVPAVGTNNWLGGLTATRHLIDLGHRRIGMIGGPSRMMCSRARLDGYRAALETAGLPVDLKLVREGDFHFESGYSAGRDLLSRPEPPTAVFAGNDLQALGLYEAARELGLRVPEDLSVVGFDDLPMARWVGPPLTTVRQPLVAMAETAARLALELGRGERPTATRVDLATTLVIRHSTAAPGNV; via the coding sequence ATGCGTGGTGACGCCCCGACGCTGGCGGAGATCGCACGGGAGGCGGGCGTGTCCACGCCGACCGTGTCGAAAGTGCTCAACGGACGCTCCGACGTCGCGCCGGCCACCCGCGCCCGCGTCGAGGAGCTGCTCCAGCGGCACGGCTACCGGCGGCGCTCCAGCGGACCACCGTCGCGGCTGTTCGACCTCGTGTTCCACGAGCTGGAGAGCGCGTGGGCGATGGAGGTCATCCGCGGCGTCGAGAACGTTGCCCGGCAGGAGAATCTGCACGTCGTGCTGTCCGAGTCGGCGGGTCGGCTGATGCCCGGCCAGTCCTGGGTGGACGGCGTGCTGGCGCGCCGGCCCAGCGGGGTCGTGCTGGTGCTCAGCGACCTCGACGCCACCCAGCGGACGCAGCTGGCCAGCCGCGACATCCCGTTCGTGGTGCTGGATCCGGCCGGCGACCCGGCCGAGGGCGTGCCGGCCGTCGGCACCAACAACTGGCTCGGCGGGCTCACCGCGACCCGGCACCTGATCGACCTCGGGCACCGGCGGATCGGCATGATCGGCGGCCCGTCCCGGATGATGTGCAGCCGCGCCCGGCTGGACGGCTACCGCGCCGCGCTGGAGACCGCCGGCCTGCCCGTCGACCTGAAACTGGTGCGGGAGGGCGACTTCCACTTCGAGTCCGGCTACAGCGCCGGCCGTGACCTGCTCTCGCGGCCGGAGCCGCCGACCGCCGTGTTCGCCGGCAACGACCTCCAGGCCCTCGGCCTCTACGAGGCCGCGCGCGAGCTCGGCCTGCGCGTTCCCGAAGACCTGAGCGTGGTCGGCTTCGACGACCTGCCGATGGCCCGCTGGGTCGGGCCGCCGCTGACCACCGTCCGGCAACCGCTCGTGGCGATGGCGGAAACCGCGGCGCGGCTGGCCTTGGAGCTCGGCCGCGGCGAGCGGCCCACCGCCACCCGGGTGGACCTGGCGACCACGCTGGTGATCCGGCACAGCACCGCCGCCCCCGGCAACGTTTGA
- a CDS encoding LacI family DNA-binding transcriptional regulator, with the protein MNIGEIAKLAGVSRSTVSYVLSGKRQVSPELHERITRVIEEAGYRPNATARALAEGSTRTIGLVIPPTGPHLSVDQLHFVGAVAEAAADRDFDVLLSPERQQSFERMVTEKRVDGVILMETVLRDARVTRLIDEGFPFVTIGRTGADDAHGWVDLDYAGLVTEGVRRLSALGHRSIALVNRPQELLDHEYGPAFRAADAFEKATVELEIAGISRCCDDSDDAAAGCLDEILAQAPDTTAILTINERSLAGLVSALSARGKAIPDDVSLLAITSVRNATALRPQISAADVPAAEMGEAAVDALLRRIRSHTEPGPNVLISPPFVDRGSLAPPRR; encoded by the coding sequence GTGAACATCGGCGAGATCGCCAAGCTGGCCGGCGTGTCCCGGAGCACGGTGTCGTACGTGCTGAGCGGGAAACGGCAGGTGAGCCCCGAGCTGCACGAGCGCATCACCCGCGTGATCGAGGAGGCCGGCTACCGGCCCAACGCCACCGCCCGGGCGCTGGCCGAGGGCTCCACCCGGACGATCGGGCTGGTGATACCGCCGACCGGGCCGCACCTGAGCGTGGACCAACTGCACTTCGTCGGCGCGGTCGCGGAGGCCGCCGCCGACCGCGACTTCGACGTGCTGCTGTCGCCGGAGCGGCAGCAGTCGTTCGAGCGCATGGTCACGGAGAAACGCGTGGACGGCGTCATCCTGATGGAGACGGTGCTGCGCGACGCCCGCGTGACCAGGCTGATCGACGAAGGCTTTCCCTTTGTCACCATCGGCCGCACCGGCGCCGACGACGCGCACGGCTGGGTCGACCTCGACTACGCGGGCCTGGTGACCGAGGGGGTGCGACGCCTGTCGGCGTTGGGGCACAGGTCGATCGCGCTGGTCAACCGCCCGCAGGAGTTGTTGGACCACGAGTACGGCCCGGCGTTCCGGGCGGCGGACGCGTTCGAGAAGGCGACCGTCGAGTTGGAGATCGCCGGCATCTCGCGGTGCTGCGACGACAGCGACGATGCCGCCGCCGGCTGCCTGGACGAGATCCTCGCCCAGGCCCCGGACACGACGGCGATCCTGACCATCAACGAGCGCTCGCTCGCCGGCCTGGTGTCGGCGCTTTCGGCTCGTGGCAAGGCAATTCCGGACGACGTGTCGCTGCTGGCGATCACCTCCGTCCGCAACGCCACCGCGTTGCGTCCCCAGATCAGCGCCGCCGACGTGCCGGCCGCGGAGATGGGGGAGGCCGCCGTGGATGCGCTGCTGCGCCGCATCCGCTCCCACACCGAGCCCGGACCGAACGTGCTGATCTCGCCGCCTTTCGTCGACCGCGGCAGCCTCGCGCCGCCGCGCCGCTGA
- a CDS encoding sugar ABC transporter substrate-binding protein, translated as MRKLALIAATVMLLTAGCGGASAGDDSTLTEMDYYNTDPLLTALPQLLDTCGKQAGVTIKRQVVPDLRTKVLQLVGSHDVPDLVLLDNPDLQQIAATGALSELGLATDGLYPNVVEAGRYQGKLYGVAPGVNALALYYNTKLFAAAGVAPPKTWDDLKAAAARLTTGNQHGIGFAVPATEEGSFQFEAFFLSAGGSLSSLDSPQSVAALQLLTDLVGSGSAPKDVLTWTQANLEEQFANGALAMMVNGPWQLPQLAKAGMTDFAIAPIPVPAGGTPSSALGGEVWAAGNGPRSAKATEVVKCLTAKDNSLSWSKLTNYVPSNEQAAHQLAETDPRFRSFVDEIADAKGRTATLGVNYPKYSQALWTAVQSALAGRATPAAALEAAQKQATGQ; from the coding sequence ATGAGGAAACTCGCCCTGATCGCGGCGACCGTCATGCTGCTCACCGCCGGCTGCGGCGGCGCGTCCGCCGGTGACGACTCGACGCTGACCGAAATGGACTACTACAACACCGACCCCCTGCTCACCGCCTTGCCGCAGCTGCTCGACACCTGCGGCAAGCAGGCCGGCGTCACGATCAAGCGCCAGGTCGTCCCCGACCTGCGCACCAAGGTCTTACAACTGGTCGGCAGTCACGACGTGCCCGACCTGGTGCTGCTGGACAACCCGGACCTGCAGCAGATCGCCGCCACCGGCGCGTTGTCCGAACTCGGCCTCGCCACCGACGGCCTGTACCCCAACGTCGTCGAAGCCGGTCGCTACCAGGGCAAACTCTACGGCGTCGCACCCGGTGTGAACGCCCTTGCCCTGTACTACAACACCAAGCTCTTCGCCGCCGCCGGTGTCGCCCCGCCCAAGACCTGGGACGACCTCAAGGCCGCCGCCGCCCGCCTCACCACCGGCAACCAGCACGGCATCGGGTTCGCCGTTCCCGCCACCGAGGAGGGCAGCTTCCAGTTCGAGGCGTTCTTCCTCAGCGCCGGCGGTTCGTTGTCCAGTTTGGACTCCCCGCAGTCCGTCGCCGCGCTGCAACTGCTCACCGACCTCGTCGGCAGCGGTTCCGCTCCGAAGGACGTCCTCACCTGGACCCAGGCCAACCTGGAGGAGCAGTTCGCCAACGGCGCCCTCGCCATGATGGTCAACGGTCCCTGGCAGTTGCCCCAACTCGCCAAGGCCGGCATGACCGACTTCGCCATCGCCCCCATCCCCGTGCCCGCCGGCGGCACCCCGTCCAGCGCGCTGGGCGGCGAAGTCTGGGCCGCCGGCAACGGTCCCAGGTCGGCCAAGGCCACCGAGGTCGTCAAGTGCCTCACCGCCAAGGACAACAGCCTGTCCTGGTCGAAGCTGACGAACTATGTGCCCAGCAACGAACAGGCCGCCCATCAGCTGGCCGAGACCGATCCCCGGTTCAGGTCCTTCGTGGACGAGATCGCCGACGCCAAGGGCCGCACCGCCACCCTCGGCGTGAACTACCCGAAGTACTCGCAGGCCCTGTGGACAGCCGTGCAGTCCGCGCTGGCCGGCCGGGCCACTCCCGCCGCCGCGCTCGAAGCGGCCCAGAAGCAGGCGACCGGCCAATGA
- a CDS encoding carbohydrate ABC transporter permease: MRAAQDGATVAGEWQRQPAAAGGRPGRWAVGRLGWERGDRPARGSGVRRRWNSVARIGFVLPVILYLALFFLYPLVSNLVLSFQDFGIQSVYSGRAPFNGVDNYLRLLRDPVFGTAVVNTVVFVVGSLVFQFTIGLGLAVFFNRAFPLSGLLRSLLLIPWLLPLVVTGTVFRWILDTSNGVLNHVLLSLHLVDAPVPWLNSVSTAMIGVLLCNVWIGIPFNMVILYGGLRSIPVDVHEAAALDGATGLARFRHITMPLLRPVVAVVLTLGLIYTIKVFDVIWVMTKGGPANSTQTVTTYGYQLSFGGLSQFGLGAAASNLLIVVALVFAVFYLRSTRSEVVAR; encoded by the coding sequence ATGAGAGCCGCACAGGACGGGGCAACGGTGGCCGGGGAGTGGCAGCGCCAGCCGGCCGCAGCCGGCGGGAGGCCGGGCCGGTGGGCCGTGGGGCGGCTCGGGTGGGAGCGCGGTGACCGCCCGGCGCGGGGGAGCGGCGTCCGGCGGCGGTGGAACTCCGTCGCCCGCATCGGCTTCGTCCTGCCGGTGATCCTCTACCTGGCCCTCTTCTTCCTCTACCCGCTCGTCAGCAATCTCGTTCTCTCGTTCCAGGACTTCGGCATCCAGTCGGTCTACAGTGGACGAGCACCGTTCAACGGCGTCGACAACTACCTGCGCCTGCTGCGCGACCCGGTGTTCGGCACAGCGGTGGTCAACACCGTCGTTTTCGTGGTGGGCTCGCTGGTCTTCCAGTTCACCATCGGCCTGGGGCTGGCGGTGTTCTTCAACCGGGCTTTCCCGCTGAGCGGGCTCCTGCGTTCGCTGCTGCTGATCCCGTGGCTGCTGCCGCTGGTGGTGACGGGCACGGTGTTCCGCTGGATCCTGGACACGAGCAACGGAGTGCTCAACCACGTGCTACTGAGCCTGCACCTCGTAGATGCGCCGGTGCCGTGGCTGAACAGCGTGAGCACGGCGATGATCGGCGTGTTGCTGTGCAACGTGTGGATCGGGATCCCGTTCAACATGGTGATCCTGTACGGCGGCCTGCGATCGATCCCCGTGGACGTGCACGAGGCGGCGGCACTGGACGGGGCCACGGGGTTGGCGCGGTTCCGGCACATCACGATGCCGCTGCTGAGGCCGGTGGTGGCGGTGGTGCTGACGCTGGGCCTGATCTACACGATCAAGGTGTTCGACGTGATCTGGGTGATGACCAAGGGCGGCCCGGCGAACTCGACGCAGACGGTGACCACCTACGGCTACCAGCTGTCCTTCGGCGGGCTGTCGCAGTTCGGGCTGGGGGCGGCGGCCAGCAACCTCCTGATCGTGGTGGCGCTGGTGTTCGCGGTCTTCTACCTGAGGTCGACGCGGTCCGAGGTGGTGGCGCGATGA
- a CDS encoding carbohydrate ABC transporter permease, with translation MRTAIAIVLLAVMLFPLYWMVDASLQTNQQIADREPHWLPFGGTLDGYRDALGQQGGHLVVSVIVALGTVVLTLLIAAPAAYGLSRRNSRPVLFTLLIVQLIPGIVMANALYRVFSTLGVLNSPEALVLADSTLAVPFAVLIMRAFMLSVPKELVEAAGLDGAGAVRTFVTIVLPVSRNGVVTAGLFAFLFSWGDFMFASTLNLGAPNWTPITVGLYDFIGAGTNTTSWNSVMATGVLASLPVAVLLVVAQRHVSAGLAAGAVKD, from the coding sequence ATGAGAACCGCCATCGCGATCGTCCTCCTCGCGGTGATGTTGTTCCCGCTGTACTGGATGGTCGACGCCTCCTTGCAGACCAACCAGCAGATCGCCGACCGGGAGCCGCACTGGTTGCCGTTCGGCGGAACCCTCGACGGTTACCGGGACGCGCTCGGCCAGCAGGGCGGCCACCTGGTCGTGTCGGTGATCGTCGCGCTCGGCACGGTTGTCCTGACGCTGCTGATCGCGGCGCCGGCGGCCTACGGGCTGTCGCGGCGGAACTCGCGGCCGGTGCTGTTCACGCTGCTCATCGTGCAGCTGATCCCGGGCATCGTGATGGCCAACGCGCTGTACCGGGTGTTCTCGACGCTGGGCGTGCTGAACTCGCCGGAAGCGTTGGTGCTGGCCGATTCCACGCTGGCGGTGCCGTTCGCGGTGCTGATCATGCGGGCCTTCATGCTGTCGGTGCCGAAGGAGCTGGTCGAGGCGGCCGGGCTCGACGGGGCCGGGGCGGTGCGCACGTTCGTCACGATCGTGTTGCCGGTCAGCCGCAACGGCGTGGTCACGGCCGGCTTGTTCGCGTTCCTGTTCTCGTGGGGCGACTTCATGTTCGCGTCCACGCTGAACCTCGGTGCCCCGAACTGGACGCCGATCACCGTCGGCCTCTACGACTTCATCGGCGCCGGCACGAACACCACCAGCTGGAACTCGGTGATGGCAACCGGGGTGCTGGCGTCGTTGCCGGTCGCCGTCCTGCTCGTGGTGGCGCAGCGGCACGTGTCGGCGGGCCTGGCCGCCGGCGCGGTCAAGGACTGA